Below is a window of Entelurus aequoreus isolate RoL-2023_Sb linkage group LG07, RoL_Eaeq_v1.1, whole genome shotgun sequence DNA.
TTCCTAATGCACTTCCGGAACTTGAGTGTTTGTGTGAGGAGGAAAGAGAAGCACCACTCAAagagtggtggtggtggtgatggtggtggtgatTGGACCTGTCCCTGTGCTTGTCCCTGCTCTTGCCCTCCTCACCTGAACTCCCCCTTTGCTTCTCTGGCACACGAATACGCACTTTAATGTCTTGGTCCTGTCCTCTGCCGCTGTGTCCACTGCTGCCTCCGCCAGCCAGGGGAAACTTCATTTTCAAAGAACTTCTATCGTGTCTTTCCTTCTCCAAGGGGATTTTGAGAATAATGGGTGAGGGGTTGGACAGGTCAGAGGAAGACGAGCTGGACTGCTGGTGATGATGCTGCTGTTTCTCCTTTCTCTGCTGCTGACCAATGAGAGCCTGGGCAGCATTGGCGTACTCCCTTTTCACGCTGGCTTCCATGTTTTCCAACTTCCTCTTCTGAGCGGCCAATACATCTGCGTTCTTGGCGCGGTATTCACTTAAGGACACCTTAGCAGGGGTGTGGATCTCATGGTTGGTCTGCTGCTCAGGCACCCCCTGACTCTTGCCACTCCAGGTCTGAGCACTGCCAGGCGTACTGTCCTTGTCAGCCGTGGTGGACGAAGACGAAGCAGAAGACGGGGCCGAAAGGCTCATCAGACCCGCCACAGTACTTTCCGAAGAGGCCATAGAGATCATGCTCATCATGGTGTCCCTCTGGTCACCCTCCTCCTGGACTTTTGGCTTGGTCTTTGGTGTCTGACCTCCTGCCTGAAAAACAATATCCTTAAGAGTCAACAAAACTCATCTGCTCTTTACAGGCCAACTTATTAGTGCTCAGTCACCACGGAATCAAGTCGTACCTTCCAGTTGCGGATGCGTTTCAGTCTGCTAGGTGTTTTCTCCAGAATCTGCAGGAACTCGTGTGTGAGCTCTGAACAAAGTTATTTTAGGAATATGAAAGACAACATCAGCAGAAGATAATTAGAAGCTACACATTAGTTTAATGCCAAATTGGTGCGTGACTTGTTCTTGAACATTTTCCCCTTCAACTAGAGTGCATACCATCTAGCAGCTTAAGAGTGACTGTGGGGTCAACATATTCCCACCAGTGTTTTCCATCTGTAGAAACAGGAATCTCCCAGTTGGACCACTTGCAGGCAAGATGGATACACACACAGGCCACGACCGGCGGACTGTACTGCAGGCAGAACGTGGTCAAGTGGAGACTATGTGGCAGCGTACATCCCAGAAAAAACATACAtagaaagaggggaaaaaaacagagCAGATATTCAGTATATTGAGTatttacaaaaatgtgtgtgaaaATAAACAGGAGGTAAACGGAGTATATACCTGTTGGTGGCCATGAAGTAAGATGTTTGAGCAAGATCCTTACTTGCTGAAACAACAACAGAATGGAGAAGCACACTTAAAATCTGAGCCACAAAGACTTTGATGTGAGCCCtccaaaattagctcaaaattgTATTTTGATGCTCACCTCTAACCAGCTGGGTGCACTTGACAACATGAGTGTGGGGATGGTCGATGGTGATTTCAAACGCTGCAAGAACacaggacaaaacaaaaaaagactgagTGATATGCAGCAGTTAAACCCAAAAAAAGCGTGCTTCCAAATCGACGGTTAACAAACGAGTCCTGTTAGCCCAAACAAAAGAGTTATTTGACTTCACATGAGGTCTTCCAGTAATATTCTGCCCTACATGAAAAGATTGAAAGTTTATTATGAGCAATATAAAAAGGTATATCAGGTGTCTGTTTAACGTTGATTTTTATTTATCGTCATCTGATACTTCCCCATGAATTGAATGCTTAGTGGAGGGGCGTATGCAGATATAAGAACATGGTTCATAAAAATGCTGCAACTCATTCTGTACACCTCAGATAGATGGCGCCAAATGAAGAAACAGAAAAGGGAGATGATCAATACTAAAGACAAAGTTGCAAACTGCTATTTCTGTGGATTGGCGACACGCGAGCGTGACTGTGCAGTGTTGCAAACTGCATGCAAAGTTTCTGTCGAACAAAAGTAAACACAAGTTACTTCTTCAGAATCACAGGGAGGGAAATCAAGGGACCCAAGTCTTTCCTTCCGAACTTACCCAAGGTCTGGAGTATTATGCTCTCAAGAATGACCAGGTCTTGGGCTTGTTGCAGGTAGGCCTGAAGTTGAGAGGACAGGCACATTACTCACTGCAAGGCCTGTATCCGTTGTTAAACAAGATCAACTGGTCATGCAGTTTGATTCTGGTCATGTGTAATTGTCTCAGAGGTTTTGTAGCATTTATCTTGAAAGACTGACTTTATTCAATCAGTCTTTCAGTTTTGTGCTGACAAACGCTCCCAAATAAATGAGAACTCAAATGACACCTCACATTTATGCCATCTCATTTAGATTCTCAGATGACCAAACACGTCCCTTTAAGTCCACTTCTTTCAATGTAAAAAGGGGATCTGTTGCAAGAGCGACAGTGAAGCTAAATGCTGCaatcacatttttattttgagatTTGTTGCTTGAGTATAAAGTAGCGGAAGGCCATGTAAAAGCATCACTCAATGCAGAGAGTAAGGCACTGCCCTTTTGGGGAGTAACAGGCACTCACGATGATCAAATGGAAGCTAAAACCATAAAACTTACATCACTGCGAACGTCTGGTGAGGGATCCTGTGGGTTGAGACAGGCATGAGCCACCTTAATAACATGTTCTAGCTTTCGGGGCTGCTCCTCCACCTTTGCAGCAAGGAAAAGAGCGGCTGGAGCAATGACCTGCaagtacaattttaaaatatataatttaagtTCAGATGACGCTACACATTCAACAAGTACTCACATTTCTGTGGAATCTGGTGAAGGACTGGACCATATAGAAACGATGCATGTACACAATGGCCGTGTTTATTGTAAGCTGGGACCTAATACACAGTTGTTAAGGTAAATGGCAAAATATTTCAGGTATGAAATGTAAACATCGATTCAGTTTGTATAAACTCAGCCTTGTGGTACAACATTGCAGGAAAGCGAAACACATCACGTTACTTGTCCCGAGCTAGCCGGAAGCTGGAGTTCTTCGTAAATATAACTAGTTACGGTTAAATGCAAAAATCGTATACTATTATAATATTCTGAGAATACTATGTTACTCGAGGCAACATGGACTTGTATACGTATTTAATAACATTACTATTACAGTGAAATCTGAAGCTAATGCTAACGTCCTAAAGGCCTGCCGACAACACAGGCCTTCGCGACTTTGGGGTTCGCCAAATACGCCGCTCTCAGACAGCTGAGCCGGGCCCCTATAATAGACTAAAATAATCGATGTTTAGGAAAAACGAGGGTATTTAAAATGAAACCACACAACAAGCAGTAACGACTCTCTCGAATAGAAAAGGCTAAACGTAAGTAGCGAACAAGCTAGGCTAGCTCAGGTGGCTAACGTAGCTAACATGGCTAACAGCGCCGACACTCGGGCCACGACAAAAGATACACATTGAGCCGCTGTCCCATGTCCTGTAGCAGGTTGGCTGCCTGTTGTCTGTAAGAGAGCTCCTTGTCCGGATCGAGTCCAGCTCGCCGAGATGGATTGTTGTCGATCTGTTGCCGGGTGTAGTACCATTTGTTATTACAGCTTGCAGGGAGAGGACTAAGCGAAGCCGCCATCACTGAGAAGGAGGATAGTTTAAAATTTCAGCGCGTCACAGGAAGTAACGTCACATCGAGTGAGTGGGCGGAAGACGGGCAATTTCACTCACCGATAGGTATCGGTAAAACCGCGGAAATAACCTTACTGTGAAAAGTACAACTGGCATGATACAACCCCTGGAACATTTGAAATCACctgacttggaggatgttcatttaaTTGTTTAATATTGCAGAAAAACGGCAGACAACGGACAGGACAAACATCTcaagtcatttcaaatggcaactttccgGCTTCAGATGATAGCTAGGAACTTTATTTATCCCTTTGGAAAGTTCCCTCTGAGAAATTCAAGTTCCGGCAGCAGCAGGTAACACCAGAATATAAAGGAAAACactcaaaaataaatacaaatcaaaatAGAATAAAATTGAGGAACAAAAAAGTTATAAGcctataaatatattatacaatatacatgtttatatatacacaggtGTTAAAGCAGCAGcagtgtgttgtgtttgtgtctatgAACAGATGGTCttgcctatttaaaaaaaaaaaataggccaTAAATCAAAAATATAATTCGTGGTAGTCAGTGACAGTTTTATTTTTAgattatagcagtggttctcaaacttttttcaccaagtaccactttactgtagaaaaaaaaaatatatatatatatatataaaataatatgtatatttatacacatatatatatacacacacacacacacacacacacacacacacacacacacacacacacacacacacatctatctatgtttttttattttttttattttttattttaaacaacattaaaaaaagacacaagatacacttaccattagtgcatcaacccaagaaaaccctccctcccccattcacactcatccacactcatttacacaaaaggggctgtctctttctgttaaaaaaaacaacaacttctggttcctacaatatagaataatacagtctgcaagggatacagtctttagagcacacatgattgtgtgtggtgctggtccactaacattttcactaattactattttttatgtaattgtttttaaattgttttattttcaaacaaaacaaacaaaggaccttaacttcaccagaccgggttgtcaatgaaatcagattgttcaaaagggttcttaaaaccaggtccagttcagattacgtccagatcgggctcagcaacacacaccttcacccatgtacaccaaaaaccagggaacacaacaggttgcatacaatccgcaaaaaaaaatacattttcaaattaagcacccatgtacagtccagatcacatccaaatcgaactcagcaacacataccttcatttatgtatacttaaaatagggaatacaacaacagattgcatatcatatataaacaaaattacattttcaaaataagcctttgaggacttcccatcttttttttaatcttttttggcatcattatcgttttcaaccatataattttctaaaattaaaaaatactgaataaatgttttaaagaaagaaatactaagtgaatatctgttttttgccttaaaaataaaccttttacagagtactataattaaattgactaaatcatgattgtcaatgaactctcctaaaataacagaaaccacatcaagcttcataaacaaaccaatctttaaacacattttttcaacttccacccaaaatgaagacacaatatgacaataccaaaacaaatgtagggtggattcaggctcctgacaacaaaatcggcaatcatctgactctgtcatattccatatttttaacatttttcccgtgggtaggaagttataaataattttaatttgaaaataacgattttgcacatcaataatggttttgtagattaatttgaatattgcatcccacggcaacgggcagtcaaaaaagtcctcccattttccatatgtgttgtatggggcagccttcaaagatttctttattaaataaaacttatatatttttctatttattttagttcctttttgccaactacaatttcttattaagggtttacaaactaataatttagtagttccataattaatttgtttccatcttttcctaatgactccagttagttgattaaatgaaaagcttgaacaagcatcaccatacatatttgtaaattcatcatatttcataatttttccattctcattgataatgtcattgacaaaaattattcctctttcaaacatatttttccaaaagaaaggctttccatctattacaatattagagttcatccatattatttgctgcaaaatatcatctcttttttctggtacataaaattgaaaacaccaccatgagtggattgtttcctttatgaaccgctcataaatcttaaaaaagttttgtgatggagctggtaatgacaaaaacaaataaataaattgaggaataattaacgagttgacaatagatattttaccatacaaggttaaggatttccctttccataattgcataattttatccagctttcttagtcgattatcataatttactgagcctagatcttccaggttctctgggacaacaacaccaagtatgttaactggtccatctgtccacaaaacaggcattttgcattccattcgaaaggacgttccctttagatttccgatccttaatattttacatttatcataatttagcttaagcccagattgctgtgaaaatatgtccaaaagatcaagaaggttttgcagacaatgaggattggggcttataaagaagcttgtatcATCTGCATACATTGctattttactttcaatattattattactgagcccttcaatatttttattcaatctaactttaatcgccaatatttccatagcaataataaataagaatggagacaaagggcacccttgttttagacctcttaatagaggtattgtcccagagatgtatccattattgataattctacaattagttttattatatagcgtcttgatccagtttaataaggagttgccaaaattgaaaaaaactaagcttttacaaataaaatccaagctaattttgtcaaaagccttctccaggtcggctacaaaaattaatcatcttttattttccatattataattttctataatttctaataactgtctaatattgtttcctatatttattccttgtaggaagcctgattgatcttggtgaataatatttgacaaaacagacttaagtcgtgtagccaaacattttgccaggatcttagcatcataacactgaagtgttattggtctccaattttttagatgaactgggtctttatactgaccatttatttcctgtttcaataataaggaaataagaccttctgtttgagtgttggacaaaaaacctgttttatatgagtaattaaaactagaaagtaatggtttcttaagatcttcataaaatacttgataaaccTCAATAGGTATTCCATCTAATCCTGGGGTTTTCCCTGGATGAAAGGATTTAACAGCTTCTACAAGTTCTTCCTCTCTAATGAGGCCTTCACATGAATGGCTTTCTTCCgaattcaattttctttcataattttctggaaaaaaatttgtagtttcaggagggattactggattagaaaaaatttttttaaagtaattttccatttctttcaacaatgtggtgtgtgtatccaatacctttccatttgttttaataagcttagaaatgttctttttagaacgattttttgtttggatatttaaaaagaattttgaacacttctcaccttttttcatccagattgctctgttgcagtcataacttttcaataattgtttttcaactaaatctgctaactcctcttgtttggctgtaaaggtattcagttgctcactagttagattatcattactgtcaatgtttttttgtaaatcctcaatttctttctttaattcctgttctgccgctttaatttttttttttttccatgaagagtatgcaatggcatatcccctaaaacaacatttgaaggcttcccagactatttggggatttgaagatactacattattttaaaaaaagtcagtaataaattgctttgttttttcgataaattcatcatcctgtagatgcatttgattaaacttccaatatccgggcccacgtgtattatcttcaattgcaatatttattcctatacaattatgatcagaacgcaatttatcatcgattgatattgcagtcactttgtttagcaatgaaaatgatataaaaaaaatagtcaatacGACTTGCCAAGTTCCGGCAGCAGCAGGTAACACCAGAATATAAAGGAAAAacactaaaaaataaatacaaatcaaaatAGAATAAAATTGAGGAACAAAAAAGTTATAAGcctataaatatattatacaatatacatgtttatatatacacaggtGTTAAAGCAGCAGcagtgtgttgtgtttgtgtctatgAACAGATGGTCttgcctatttaaaaaaaaaaaaaggccataaaTCAAAAATATAATTCGTGGTAGTCAGTGACAGTTTTATTTTTAgattatagcagtggttctcaaacttttttcaccaagtaccactttactgtagaaaaaaaaaaatatatatatataaaataatatgtatatttatacacatatatacacacacacacacacacacacacacacacacacacacacacacacacacacacacacacacacacacacacacacacacacacacacatctatctatgtttgtatgtgtatatatatatacactgaacaaaaatataaacgcaacacttttgtttttgctcccatttttcatgagttgaactcaaatatctaaaactttgactatatacacaaaagacttatccctctcaaatattgttcacaaatctgtctaaatctgtgttaatgAGAATTCCTTCTTTGCCAAGcgaatccatcccacctcagaggtgtggcatatcaagatgctgattaaacagcataattattgcacaggtgtgccttaggctgcctacaataaaaaggccactctgaaatgtgcagttttatcacatgccacagatgtcgcaagttttgaggacGCGTACAATTGGCATGCTgaatgcaggaatgtccaccagagctgttgcccgtgaattgaatgttaattttTCAACCATAAGCCGTCTCCCAAGACGTTCTTAGAGAATttggtacatccaaccggcctcacaaccgcagaccacgtgtaactaCACCAATCCagtacctccacatccagcaggtgcacctccttgatcgtctgagaccagccacccggacaactgctgcaacaattggtttgcccaaccaaataatttctgcacaaactttgACAAacagtctcagggaagctcatctgaatgcttgtcgtcctcatcggggtcttgacctgactgcagttcgtcaTCGTAACCGTCTTGAGTGGGCAattgctcacattcgatggcgtctggcacattGGAAAAGGTGTTCTcttcccggttttcactgttcagggcagatggcaggcAGCTtgtgtggcgtcgtgtgggagagcggttagctgatgtcaacgttgtgaatcgagtggcccatggtggggttggggttatggtatgggagGCGTATGTTATGGGCAACGAACGCAAgtacattttattgatggcattttaaaTGCACAGAGacaccgtgacgagatcctgaggtcCATTGTTAAGCCGTTCACCTGAGAtaatcacctcatgttgcagcataacaatgcacggccccatgttgccaggatctgtacacaattactggaagctgaaaacatcccagttcttgcatagccagcatactcaccgggcattgtcacccattgagcatgtttgggatgctgtggatcggcgtatacaacagcgtgttccagttcctacCAATATCTAGCAACTTCGCACAACCTTTGAAGAGTAGACCAATATCCCACAGGCCAGTCAATAAAcagatcaactctatgcgaaggagatgtggTACACTGCGTGAGGCAattggtggtcacaccagacactgactgcttttctgacatttctgaaaatacaacataaaacattttttaaatgtgttgcaATGGTGTAATTTAAACAATCTTGATGATTAAGTTTAAAGAAAGTTTTTACGGCATTGCTTTTCTTTTAGGTTTAATTTCTAAATTAATAAACTGTACTCAAAAATTAATGTCCCTAGTTTTTATGTCACGACCGAAATGCAAGAATTTTAGAGGCATGGCTGATTCTGAATTTAGGCCACACCCCTACATTTTTGACCAGGAAGTGGCATTACATTTCTGCCCCTCATGGCTGAATGGTAGTCACCTTGTCCTTTTTATGAGTGTACAACTCTTCAAATATGTGTTTGCTTGCCATATGCTTGGTAGCATTATTTAGTTATGGTCAAAATTTGCTAGCATTTTCACACCCGAAACAGTCACACCCAAAAAACATACAATAACGTTTTGGTGGTGATATGATCATTTCGGTAGtgacaaaaataaaatggaaAGTATTTTAATCCTACCATTTTGAAATACTGTGTTCACAAAGTCTTAAAATAAGTAACCAAACATGAAATATGTCTAAATTTGGCTGTATAAATGTATCTTTGAGAGTTCTACTTTTGTAAGGTTTTtacctcaatatgacagtaatgttcttagaaaccTGAGAAAACGTGTTTGAAGCAAGACAGTTCAATTTTAGGATTAGATGGAACAATTCCATGATAGAAAAAACCTGAGTAGAGGGGTAATAGAAGGCTACATCCATCAGGGCTACTTCAGTGCTGTTATAGTGTTAGTCCTGGTTGGGTGGGATTGCAAAATGGGGGATGGAGAGGAGGAGGGGGATGGTTGACAGCTTCATTTGGGTCATCAGATGGGTACCCttcttcagaatcagaatcagaatcagaatcagctttattgtcattacgcagggtaacgagattgaggccattccatacagtgcgataaaacaagtgtacactctatacagagggtgaaatgaatatatacatgaataccgacatgaaacagggtggttggtggaatgggttattgcaccgaagagaaggcagttatgagggtcaatggggaagtctgttcagggtggttatggccctggggaagaagctgttttttagcctgttcgtcttagttttaaaggcctactgaaatgaattgtttttatttaaacggggatagcagatctattctatgtgtcatacttgatcttttcgcgatattgccatatttttgctgaaaggatttagtatagaacaacgacgataaagattgcaacttttggtatctgataaaaaaaaggcttgcccctaccggaagtagcgtgacgtagtcagttgaacatatacgcaaagttccctattgtttacaatgatggccgcatgaagtgagagagattcggaccgagaaagcgacaatttccccattaatttgagcgaggatgaaagatttgtggatgagtaaagtgcaagtgaaggactagtggggagttgaagctattcagatagggaagatgctgtgagagccgggggtgacctgatattcagctgggaatgactacaacagtaaataaacacaatacatatatatactctattagccacaacacaaccaggcttatatttaatatgccacaaattaatcctgcataaaaacacctgcgtgtttgttatgctagctgctagctcctctgctagctcctagctccatagaacacgccaatacaattcaaacacctgatcaacacacacaatcactcagcccaaaagaccgttcacctaacccaaggttcataaagcttatatatttttaaaaagttacgtacgtgacgcgcacatacggtcaagctatcaaatgtttagcagccaaggctgcatactcacggtacctggtattcagctgggaatgactaaaacagtaaataaacacaagacatatatttactctattagccacaacacaaccaggcttatatttaatatgccacaaattaatcctgcataaaaacacctaagtctttgttatgctaactcctagctcctatgctagctcctagctccatagaacacgccaatacaattcaaacacctgatcaacacacacaatcactcagcccaaaagaccgttcacctaagccaaggttcataaagcttatatattttaaaaaagttacgtacatacgcaaaaaaaagttgcgcacatacggtcaagcgatcaaatgtttagaagtcaaagctgcatactcacagtagcacgtctgcgtctttgtcatccaaatcaaagtaatcctggtaagagtctgtgttgtcccagttctctacaggcgtctgtg
It encodes the following:
- the ccnt1 gene encoding cyclin-T1 isoform X1 translates to MFQGLYHASCTFHSKVISAVLPIPIVMAASLSPLPASCNNKWYYTRQQIDNNPSRRAGLDPDKELSYRQQAANLLQDMGQRLNVSQLTINTAIVYMHRFYMVQSFTRFHRNVIAPAALFLAAKVEEQPRKLEHVIKVAHACLNPQDPSPDVRSDAYLQQAQDLVILESIILQTLAFEITIDHPHTHVVKCTQLVRVVSASKDLAQTSYFMATNSLHLTTFCLQYSPPVVACVCIHLACKWSNWEIPVSTDGKHWWEYVDPTVTLKLLDELTHEFLQILEKTPSRLKRIRNWKAGGQTPKTKPKVQEEGDQRDTMMSMISMASSESTVAGLMSLSAPSSASSSSTTADKDSTPGSAQTWSGKSQGVPEQQTNHEIHTPAKVSLSEYRAKNADVLAAQKRKLENMEASVKREYANAAQALIGQQQRKEKQQHHHQQSSSSSSDLSNPSPIILKIPLEKERHDRSSLKMKFPLAGGGSSGHSGRGQDQDIKVRIRVPEKQRGSSGEEGKSRDKHRDRSNHHHHHHHHHSLSGASLSSSHKHSSSGSALGSSKKVPNDSSRTGSSSSVSRKRLHPQDPSAAPHPASKMSKSSRNPYQLPSMSSSSGQALASDILPALNLPHHQGSYSHPKGDKTDTNGHGGTGGAQSNEYQDTFEMLNSLLSAQGVQPSQPTMFDYRSQYADFRYSGGSRGSNARPPPLPSDPPPPLPPLPK
- the ccnt1 gene encoding cyclin-T1 isoform X2, whose protein sequence is MFQGLYHASCTFHSKVISAVLPIPIVMAASLSPLPASCNNKWYYTRQQIDNNPSRRAGLDPDKELSYRQQAANLLQDMGQRLNVSQLTINTAIVYMHRFYMVQSFTRFHRNVIAPAALFLAAKVEEQPRKLEHVIKVAHACLNPQDPSPDVRSDAYLQQAQDLVILESIILQTLAFEITIDHPHTHVVKCTQLVRVSASKDLAQTSYFMATNSLHLTTFCLQYSPPVVACVCIHLACKWSNWEIPVSTDGKHWWEYVDPTVTLKLLDELTHEFLQILEKTPSRLKRIRNWKAGGQTPKTKPKVQEEGDQRDTMMSMISMASSESTVAGLMSLSAPSSASSSSTTADKDSTPGSAQTWSGKSQGVPEQQTNHEIHTPAKVSLSEYRAKNADVLAAQKRKLENMEASVKREYANAAQALIGQQQRKEKQQHHHQQSSSSSSDLSNPSPIILKIPLEKERHDRSSLKMKFPLAGGGSSGHSGRGQDQDIKVRIRVPEKQRGSSGEEGKSRDKHRDRSNHHHHHHHHHSLSGASLSSSHKHSSSGSALGSSKKVPNDSSRTGSSSSVSRKRLHPQDPSAAPHPASKMSKSSRNPYQLPSMSSSSGQALASDILPALNLPHHQGSYSHPKGDKTDTNGHGGTGGAQSNEYQDTFEMLNSLLSAQGVQPSQPTMFDYRSQYADFRYSGGSRGSNARPPPLPSDPPPPLPPLPK
- the ccnt1 gene encoding cyclin-T1 isoform X3 encodes the protein MFQGLYHASCTFHSKVISAVLPIPIVMAASLSPLPASCNNKWYYTRQQIDNNPSRRAGLDPDKELSYRQQAANLLQDMGQRLNVSQLTINTAIVYMHRFYMVQSFTRFHRNVIAPAALFLAAKVEEQPRKLEHVIKVAHACLNPQDPSPDVRSDAYLQQAQDLVILESIILQTLAFEITIDHPHTHVVKCTQLVRASKDLAQTSYFMATNSLHLTTFCLQYSPPVVACVCIHLACKWSNWEIPVSTDGKHWWEYVDPTVTLKLLDELTHEFLQILEKTPSRLKRIRNWKAGGQTPKTKPKVQEEGDQRDTMMSMISMASSESTVAGLMSLSAPSSASSSSTTADKDSTPGSAQTWSGKSQGVPEQQTNHEIHTPAKVSLSEYRAKNADVLAAQKRKLENMEASVKREYANAAQALIGQQQRKEKQQHHHQQSSSSSSDLSNPSPIILKIPLEKERHDRSSLKMKFPLAGGGSSGHSGRGQDQDIKVRIRVPEKQRGSSGEEGKSRDKHRDRSNHHHHHHHHHSLSGASLSSSHKHSSSGSALGSSKKVPNDSSRTGSSSSVSRKRLHPQDPSAAPHPASKMSKSSRNPYQLPSMSSSSGQALASDILPALNLPHHQGSYSHPKGDKTDTNGHGGTGGAQSNEYQDTFEMLNSLLSAQGVQPSQPTMFDYRSQYADFRYSGGSRGSNARPPPLPSDPPPPLPPLPK